Proteins encoded in a region of the Streptacidiphilus rugosus AM-16 genome:
- a CDS encoding thioredoxin family protein — protein sequence MSLRNSMRTNPRQQSRRTWVALTAAAAALALTACGPTGSTTDHSRTDTPASSSTTASSDPGTMQPSVTASAPSHASAAAAVSSSAKAKPSTKPGAGSHSGSGGGSGSMSGSAGTPANAPQAVRDAFAQAKADGRNVLLDFGATWCPACRTVLSLYSLPSVQAELNAHYHLVKIDISNNDRTNMALLGQYDKGPSYGLPVLIVVRANDTMLVDTNKTGHPTLTETGLLNWLKEWSK from the coding sequence ATGAGCCTCCGCAACTCGATGCGGACCAACCCCAGGCAGCAGTCCCGTAGGACGTGGGTGGCACTCACGGCCGCGGCCGCCGCGCTCGCGCTGACGGCCTGCGGGCCGACCGGCAGCACCACCGACCACAGCCGGACGGACACCCCCGCCTCGTCGAGCACGACGGCCTCTTCGGACCCGGGGACCATGCAGCCGTCCGTCACCGCCTCCGCTCCTAGCCACGCCTCGGCCGCTGCCGCCGTATCCTCCTCGGCCAAGGCCAAGCCCTCCACGAAGCCCGGTGCTGGTTCGCACAGCGGCTCCGGCGGCGGATCGGGCAGCATGAGCGGCTCAGCCGGCACCCCCGCCAACGCGCCTCAAGCGGTGCGCGACGCCTTCGCCCAGGCGAAGGCGGACGGCAGGAACGTCCTGTTGGACTTCGGCGCGACCTGGTGCCCGGCTTGCCGCACCGTCCTGTCGCTGTACAGCCTGCCCTCGGTCCAGGCCGAGCTCAACGCCCATTACCACCTGGTCAAGATAGACATCAGCAATAACGACCGCACCAACATGGCGCTGCTGGGCCAGTACGACAAGGGCCCGAGCTACGGCCTCCCGGTTCTGATTGTGGTCAGGGCCAACGACACCATGCTCGTCGACACGAACAAGACCGGGCACCCGACCCTGACCGAGACCGGCCTGCTCAACTGGCTGAAGGAGTGGTCCAAGTGA
- a CDS encoding ATP-binding cassette domain-containing protein, whose translation MQERPQKHVLSQALRNGSCAAKRNPGRQGVYLPSRAFGPAFHGEVPAQPAWLLLTAIRKHEGATTDDFRQPLLPILLGRHSPSVGIEQGQLQHLVLHIGGHYMLLEPDRRYVIGRDPFCDLPLGDTRVSWHHATIGFNGSYWGLEDPGSTNGTFAQGIRSWHVHLYPGAWVTLGNPHDGPRLDFAIPAGVPTVAVLPHDPAATAHEPAVPTATAARPWEGPPADVPPQLRGGRPSGRATGEGHRRTVHELSPGTGSLRIGRASDNDIVLADRRVSAHHAELRRLPDGGWEVADLGSHAGTHLNGRPVGVEPMGLQDRLTIGRSSFVLAGDALQHATDEGLAAFSAHRLTVGAKQKHGRRGRLNDVSFSVPCRTLTAIIGPSGSGKSTLMRALTGYHPADQGSVVYEGVDLYQDFAELRQRIGVVPQSEILHKELTVRKALAYAARLRFPRGTRRAERTRRIEQVLRDLRLDDRADHRIAQLSGGQRKRVSVALELLTKPSLLVLDEPTSGLDPGMDREVMQTLRGLADDGRTVLVVTHSVAELSMCDYLLVMAPGGSLAYFGPPGEALDYFGYSTWADVFQEFESHRDFDWAGRYRASAHYRLYCAGADTSTPTVPEASSLRLSPARPQRWSSQLSTLTRRYLSVIASDRGFMALSLFLPLVLGGVSTVIPDYGCGLTACPGWGRNDFAGLILMVVAFGACLSGSANSVRELIKERAIYERERAAGLSRSAYLMSKVLVLGVISLVQGVLISYVAFSVRKLPGTGLVLARQPAVEMATGVVLLGFVSMLVGLAISALVKTAEKTMPLLVMFAVVQIVFTGAIFRLNGRPVLEQVAWLMPARWGVAAAGDPVDLAHLSPFFSQTGVEAPLDALWAHSAPVFLLNCGVLLTFCVVLTLVILRLQRRHEPEIMRQG comes from the coding sequence ATGCAGGAAAGGCCGCAAAAGCATGTACTTTCGCAGGCCCTAAGAAACGGCTCATGCGCCGCGAAGCGAAACCCCGGCCGACAGGGCGTCTACCTGCCCAGCCGCGCATTCGGCCCGGCATTCCATGGCGAGGTGCCCGCTCAGCCTGCGTGGCTGCTGTTGACTGCCATAAGAAAGCATGAAGGGGCGACGACCGACGATTTCCGACAGCCTCTTCTGCCTATCCTCCTGGGGAGGCACTCGCCGAGCGTCGGAATCGAGCAGGGACAGTTGCAACACCTCGTACTACACATCGGCGGCCACTACATGCTGCTCGAGCCGGACCGGCGTTACGTCATCGGACGCGACCCCTTCTGTGACCTGCCGCTCGGGGACACCAGGGTGTCCTGGCACCACGCCACCATCGGTTTCAACGGCTCCTACTGGGGGCTGGAGGACCCCGGTTCCACGAACGGCACCTTCGCCCAAGGAATCCGGTCCTGGCACGTCCACCTGTATCCCGGCGCCTGGGTGACCCTGGGCAATCCCCACGACGGCCCCCGCCTCGACTTCGCGATCCCGGCCGGCGTCCCGACCGTGGCGGTGCTCCCCCATGACCCCGCTGCGACTGCTCACGAGCCCGCCGTCCCCACGGCGACGGCGGCACGTCCCTGGGAGGGTCCGCCGGCTGACGTCCCGCCGCAACTCCGTGGCGGACGACCGTCCGGGAGGGCCACCGGGGAAGGCCACCGCCGGACGGTCCACGAACTCTCCCCCGGCACGGGCTCGCTCCGCATCGGCCGCGCGTCGGACAACGACATCGTGCTCGCCGACCGCCGGGTCTCCGCCCATCATGCCGAGCTGCGCCGCCTGCCCGACGGCGGGTGGGAAGTCGCCGATCTGGGCAGCCATGCGGGCACACACCTCAACGGGCGGCCAGTGGGCGTCGAACCGATGGGCCTTCAGGACCGCCTGACGATCGGCCGCTCCTCCTTCGTGCTGGCCGGTGACGCTCTGCAGCACGCGACCGACGAGGGCCTGGCCGCCTTCTCGGCCCATCGGCTGACAGTGGGCGCCAAGCAGAAACACGGCAGAAGAGGGCGACTCAATGACGTCAGCTTCTCCGTGCCCTGCAGGACGCTGACGGCGATCATCGGCCCCTCGGGTTCCGGCAAGTCGACCTTGATGCGAGCCCTGACCGGCTATCACCCCGCCGACCAAGGGAGCGTGGTGTACGAGGGGGTGGACCTGTATCAGGATTTCGCCGAGCTGCGACAGCGCATCGGCGTGGTGCCGCAGTCCGAGATCCTGCACAAGGAATTGACCGTCCGGAAGGCCCTCGCCTATGCGGCCCGGCTGCGCTTTCCGCGCGGCACGCGGCGGGCGGAAAGGACACGCCGGATCGAGCAGGTTCTTCGCGACCTGCGTCTGGACGACCGCGCGGACCACCGCATCGCCCAGCTTTCGGGCGGCCAGCGGAAGCGGGTTTCAGTGGCCCTGGAACTCCTCACCAAGCCGTCGCTGCTCGTCCTCGACGAGCCCACCTCCGGGCTCGACCCGGGCATGGACCGTGAGGTCATGCAGACCCTGCGCGGTCTCGCTGACGACGGGCGAACCGTCCTCGTGGTCACCCACTCGGTGGCCGAACTCTCCATGTGCGATTACCTGCTGGTCATGGCGCCGGGCGGTTCGCTGGCCTACTTCGGCCCGCCGGGGGAGGCTCTGGACTACTTCGGCTATTCGACATGGGCCGATGTCTTCCAGGAGTTCGAGAGCCACCGGGACTTCGACTGGGCGGGACGATACCGCGCCTCCGCCCATTACCGGCTGTACTGCGCAGGCGCGGACACCTCGACGCCCACGGTGCCGGAAGCCTCCTCCCTCCGGCTCAGCCCGGCGCGGCCGCAGCGGTGGAGCTCCCAGCTGAGCACCCTGACCCGCCGCTACCTCTCGGTGATCGCCTCCGACCGGGGCTTCATGGCGTTGTCTCTGTTCCTGCCTCTGGTCCTCGGCGGGGTGTCGACGGTGATCCCCGACTACGGGTGCGGGCTGACTGCCTGCCCCGGTTGGGGCCGCAACGACTTCGCCGGGCTGATCCTCATGGTGGTCGCATTCGGCGCCTGCCTGTCCGGATCAGCCAATTCCGTCCGCGAGCTGATCAAGGAACGCGCGATCTACGAACGCGAACGTGCGGCGGGTCTGTCCCGCTCGGCCTACCTCATGTCGAAGGTCCTCGTGCTCGGCGTCATCAGTCTCGTCCAGGGGGTGCTGATCTCGTACGTCGCGTTCAGCGTCCGCAAGCTGCCCGGCACGGGCCTCGTCCTCGCGAGGCAACCCGCCGTGGAAATGGCCACCGGGGTGGTCCTGCTCGGCTTCGTCTCGATGTTGGTCGGCCTTGCCATCTCGGCTCTGGTCAAAACCGCTGAGAAGACGATGCCGCTGCTGGTCATGTTCGCCGTCGTCCAGATCGTCTTCACTGGCGCGATCTTCCGGCTGAACGGCAGACCCGTCCTGGAGCAGGTCGCCTGGCTGATGCCCGCCCGATGGGGAGTCGCAGCCGCGGGCGATCCCGTGGATCTCGCCCATCTGTCCCCTTTCTTCTCCCAAACCGGGGTCGAGGCGCCGCTCGACGCGTTGTGGGCCCACTCCGCGCCCGTCTTCCTGTTGAACTGCGGAGTTCTGCTCACCTTCTGCGTCGTGTTGACCCTGGTGATCCTGCGGCTCCAGCGCCGTCACGAACCCGAGATCATGCGCCAAGGCTGA
- a CDS encoding CAP domain-containing protein, whose protein sequence is MTPLRRHTASTAPRPSRARATRTAGAVTLAAVLATGLTACQPHGPAPTSAGTTGPIAGTAASATPSTGSGSGATGATPSSEGRPTSTGKPVSTGKPSSTPGGASHGGGTQGSQPPASTGGGSVAGGSAVTQVLALINRARATQGLAPYTLTTQLNKSAAAHDRTMAAGCGLSHQCAGESALGARETAAGVAWTACGENIGQGGPVSTAAAAEAAMAVQLTQAMLDEKPPNDGHRRNILSSQFKHIGIAVMRDRSGTIWLTQDFSN, encoded by the coding sequence ATGACCCCGCTCCGCCGCCACACCGCCTCAACCGCTCCCCGGCCTTCCCGTGCCCGCGCGACCCGGACCGCCGGGGCGGTGACTCTGGCCGCCGTGCTGGCCACCGGCCTGACTGCATGTCAGCCACACGGTCCCGCGCCGACGAGCGCTGGGACGACCGGGCCAATAGCCGGCACTGCCGCGTCGGCCACGCCGTCGACGGGTTCCGGCTCCGGCGCCACGGGTGCGACGCCGTCGTCGGAGGGCAGGCCCACGTCCACAGGTAAGCCCGTCTCGACGGGGAAGCCCAGCTCCACCCCCGGCGGCGCCTCCCACGGCGGCGGTACCCAGGGCTCCCAGCCCCCGGCGTCCACGGGCGGCGGATCGGTTGCCGGAGGGAGTGCGGTCACCCAGGTCCTGGCTCTGATCAACCGTGCGCGTGCGACTCAGGGCCTCGCCCCATACACGCTGACGACTCAGCTCAACAAGAGCGCCGCGGCCCATGACAGGACCATGGCCGCCGGCTGTGGACTGTCGCACCAGTGTGCCGGCGAGTCCGCACTCGGGGCGCGAGAGACTGCCGCGGGCGTCGCCTGGACCGCCTGCGGAGAGAACATCGGCCAGGGCGGCCCGGTCTCGACCGCTGCCGCTGCCGAGGCAGCCATGGCGGTTCAGCTGACCCAGGCCATGCTGGACGAGAAGCCGCCGAACGACGGTCACCGCCGGAACATCCTGAGCAGCCAGTTCAAGCACATCGGCATCGCCGTGATGCGGGACAGATCCGGCACGATCTGGCTCACACAGGACTTCTCCAACTGA
- a CDS encoding IS701 family transposase → MNSTGLLFGGGRGDETAAVSTGSYLAGLLLPRDRNKTLPCLAGAEPVAGAQHAAVQRLQFFLSDSTWDLEKINTRRLELLLAGPATAPHPGGVLVIDDSGDRKAGSATAHVGKQYLGSVGKIDRGVVTVTTCWADERVYYPVHACPYTPAHHYPGGRTDPAFRTKLQIAADLARQARDVGVVFRAIAADCAYGDQDNFRHELHQANLPYVSRSSPAAAPGPTEPMPTPPSTPPSGWTGTAPTAPAPGPRWSRPSATGTPRPGGPPTPGWAGGGPTETSAWSWPPPTRPHCPRSPPGTWPPTCPGPAARARRTAPNRPPIWQRSSGSTASGTGSSRTTSRSRTNSGGPTSRSAPTPRSAATRPWSPARSPSAGTPGSPDLSLVSARRERGSRRAGVCGPQAGKTISPALRLKLTLCPSTGRLQPYVSLQAA, encoded by the coding sequence ATGAACAGTACGGGGTTGCTGTTCGGGGGAGGCCGTGGTGACGAAACGGCTGCCGTGTCCACCGGCTCCTATCTGGCCGGGCTGCTGCTGCCGCGGGACCGGAACAAGACCCTGCCCTGCCTGGCCGGGGCCGAGCCGGTGGCCGGCGCCCAGCACGCGGCCGTCCAGCGGCTGCAGTTCTTCCTGTCCGACTCGACCTGGGACCTGGAGAAGATCAACACCCGACGCCTGGAACTGCTGCTCGCCGGGCCGGCCACGGCACCGCATCCGGGCGGGGTGCTAGTCATCGACGACTCCGGCGACCGCAAGGCCGGCAGCGCGACCGCGCACGTCGGCAAGCAGTACCTGGGGTCGGTGGGGAAGATCGACCGCGGAGTGGTCACAGTCACCACGTGCTGGGCCGACGAACGCGTCTACTACCCCGTCCACGCGTGCCCCTACACCCCGGCCCACCACTATCCCGGCGGCAGAACCGACCCCGCCTTCCGCACGAAGCTGCAGATCGCGGCCGACCTCGCGCGCCAGGCCCGCGACGTCGGGGTGGTGTTCCGCGCCATCGCGGCGGACTGCGCCTACGGCGACCAGGACAACTTCCGCCACGAGCTGCACCAGGCCAACCTCCCCTACGTGTCGCGCTCAAGCCCCGCCGCGGCACCTGGGCCTACGGAGCCGATGCCCACACCCCCATCGACGCCGCCAAGCGGCTGGACTGGCACGGCCCCGACCGCCCCGGCGCCTGGACCCCGGTGGAGCAGACCTTCCGCGACGGGCACACCGAGACCTGGTGGGCCGCCGACGCCCGGCTGGGCCGGTGGGGGCCCGACGGAAACGTCCGCCTGGTCGTGGCCACCACCGACCCGGCCACACTGCCCGCGCAGTCCACCTGGTACCTGGCCACCGACCTGCCCCGGCCCGGCAGCCCGCGCGAGGCGGACAGCCCCGAACCGGCCGCCGATCTGGCAGAGGTCGTCCGGATCTACGGCATCAGGCACTGGATCGAGCAGAACTACAAGCAGGTCAAGGACGAACTCGGGTGGGCCGACTTCCAGGTCCGCTCCGACACCGCGATCCGCCGCCACCAGACCCTGGTCACCTGCGCGTTCTCCTTCTGCTGGGACACCTGGTTCGCCGGACCTCTCTCTAGTGTCTGCGCGGCGCGAGCGGGGTTCGCGCCGCGCAGGGGTGTGTGGGCCTCAGGCGGGGAAGACGATCTCGCCGGCCTTGAGGCTGAAGTTGACCTTGTGCCCGTCGACGGGCAGGTTGCAGCCGTACGTCTCGCTGCAGGCGGCATAG
- a CDS encoding helix-turn-helix domain-containing protein: MSPTSPSSNVEEAKKALGQRLRELRLDAGLTARALAALCGWHESKSSRLEHGKMAPSDEDLRAWTRHCGVPEQAAGLIATARAVDSMYVEWQRMERAGLKQAQESVLPLFERTRRFRAYQSWVIPGLLQTSAYTRAVLETIVALRGVQDDVTEAVAVRLDRQRVLHSGNHRFAVLVEEWVLRTVIGNPDIMGAQLGRLIEVALLPSVSLGIIPMGVPRGAGWPVESFTVYDDTQVNVELVSAHLTVTQPAEVGMYVETFAALSHLAVYGGNARRLIGAAIQALG; the protein is encoded by the coding sequence GTGTCGCCGACGTCCCCCTCGTCCAACGTCGAAGAGGCCAAGAAGGCCCTCGGCCAGCGTCTGCGCGAACTCCGGCTCGACGCCGGGCTGACCGCGCGGGCGCTGGCCGCGTTGTGCGGCTGGCACGAGTCGAAGTCGTCGCGCCTGGAGCACGGCAAGATGGCGCCCTCCGACGAGGACCTGCGCGCTTGGACGCGGCACTGCGGGGTCCCCGAGCAGGCGGCCGGGCTGATCGCCACAGCCCGCGCGGTCGACAGCATGTATGTCGAGTGGCAGCGAATGGAGCGCGCTGGGCTTAAGCAGGCCCAGGAGTCGGTGCTGCCGCTCTTCGAGCGCACCCGCCGGTTCCGCGCCTACCAGTCGTGGGTCATCCCCGGACTCCTGCAAACGTCCGCCTACACCCGCGCGGTGCTCGAGACCATCGTGGCGCTCCGCGGCGTCCAGGACGACGTGACAGAGGCCGTCGCGGTCCGCCTGGACCGTCAGCGCGTCCTTCACTCCGGTAACCACCGGTTCGCGGTCCTGGTCGAGGAGTGGGTGTTGCGGACGGTCATCGGGAACCCCGACATCATGGGCGCGCAGCTCGGCCGCCTCATCGAGGTGGCGCTGCTGCCGTCGGTGAGCCTGGGCATCATCCCCATGGGTGTGCCGCGCGGGGCTGGCTGGCCAGTCGAATCATTCACGGTCTACGACGACACCCAGGTCAACGTCGAGCTCGTCTCTGCGCACCTGACGGTGACCCAGCCCGCCGAGGTCGGCATGTACGTCGAGACGTTCGCCGCCTTGTCACACCTTGCGGTGTACGGGGGCAACGCCCGCCGACTGATCGGTGCGGCGATTCAGGCTCTCGGATGA